ACGACAGCGGCGATGACGATGGGGACGACGACTGAGCGCACGGACTGCCTTCTCCGTACGTCAGCGCATCACGGGCGTGGTGGCGCTGCTGACGGGCGTCGCGCTGCTCTGCGCCGGGCTCGCGGCGTACTTCGTCGAGCTGCGCCGCGTCGACGACCACGTCCGTGAGCAGATCACCCAGGAGCTGAGAGAGTTCCAGACGTTGCAGGAGCGCGGCGTCGACCCTGAGACGAACGCGCCGTTCACCGACCCCGACAGCCTCCTGACGACGTTCATGACCCGCAACCAGCCCAACGCGCACGAGCGGATCATCGCGTTCTCGAGCGACGGCGAGCGTCGCTTCCTCGGTCGCCGCGACTCCTCGCTGTTCTCCTCCCCGGACTTCACTGAGGCAGTCGACCGCCTCCGGGCCGCGGGCGGCAGCACGGTCGTCGAGACAAGCACCGGGCGCCACGTGATCGCCGTACGCCCCGTCCTCGGGCCGGCCGACAAGGACGCGGCGTTCGTCGTCGCCTGGAACGTCACCGCCCAGCGGGCGGAGATCCGGAGCATGCTCCTGACCTACGTGGCCGTCGCGTTCGGCTCATGGCTCGTCATCACGCTGGTCGCCTGGCTGATCGCGGGACGGCTGCTGCGGCCGGTCCGCACGCTTCGTACGACCGCGGCGCGGATCACCGACGGCGGCGACCTCAGTCGCCGGATCCCGGTCACCGGCAGCGACGACCTCACGGCGCTCACGGAGACCCTCAACGAGATGCTCGAACGCCTCGACCAGGCCTTCGCCTCGCAGCGCGAGCTCCTCGACGACGCCGGCCATGAGCTGCGCACCCCGCTCACCGTCCTCCGCGGCCACCTCGAGCTGATGGACGTCGACGACCCGGTCGAGGTGGCGTCGACGCAGGCGCTCCTGCTCGACGAGGTTGACCGGATGAGCCTGCTCGTCGACGACCTTCTTGTCCTCGCCAAGGCGCGGCGCCCCGACTTCGTGCGCCCCGAACCCGTCGACGCGGTCGCTCTCGTCACCGGGATCCTGGACAAGTGCCGGGCGCTGGGCCCGCGCGCGTGGGTCCTCGACGCCATGCCCCACGACGGCTCGGTCTCGCACCTCGACCCCCGCCGTACGACCCAGGCCGTCCTCCAGCTCGCCGAGAACGCCGTACGCCACACCGCTGACGGCGACACCGTCGCGGTCGGCTGCACGGTGGACCGCCACGGCACCACGCTCTGGGTGCGTGACAGCGGCCCGGGTGTGAGTCCTGCTGACCGCGCGGTGCTGTTCGAGCGGTTCCGTCGCGGCACCGCCCCACGCGGCGAGGGCTTCGGTCTGGGACTCTCCATCGTCTCGGCGATCGCCGACGCCCACGGAGGCACCGTCTCGCTCGACCCCTACCGTCCGGGAGAGGGCGCGACGTTCCGTCTCTTCCTGCCCGACACCATCGCCGAGACCACCGACACCGCCGAAGGAGAACGATGAGCAGCATCCTCGTGATCGAGGACGAGGACCGGATCGCGTCGTTCGTCGCCAAGGGACTCCGGTCCGAGGGCTACACGGTCACCATCGTCGCCGACGGGATCA
Above is a genomic segment from Mumia sp. Pv4-285 containing:
- a CDS encoding sensor histidine kinase, producing the protein MALLTGVALLCAGLAAYFVELRRVDDHVREQITQELREFQTLQERGVDPETNAPFTDPDSLLTTFMTRNQPNAHERIIAFSSDGERRFLGRRDSSLFSSPDFTEAVDRLRAAGGSTVVETSTGRHVIAVRPVLGPADKDAAFVVAWNVTAQRAEIRSMLLTYVAVAFGSWLVITLVAWLIAGRLLRPVRTLRTTAARITDGGDLSRRIPVTGSDDLTALTETLNEMLERLDQAFASQRELLDDAGHELRTPLTVLRGHLELMDVDDPVEVASTQALLLDEVDRMSLLVDDLLVLAKARRPDFVRPEPVDAVALVTGILDKCRALGPRAWVLDAMPHDGSVSHLDPRRTTQAVLQLAENAVRHTADGDTVAVGCTVDRHGTTLWVRDSGPGVSPADRAVLFERFRRGTAPRGEGFGLGLSIVSAIADAHGGTVSLDPYRPGEGATFRLFLPDTIAETTDTAEGER